From one Besnoitia besnoiti strain Bb-Ger1 chromosome Unknown contig00048, whole genome shotgun sequence genomic stretch:
- a CDS encoding cytochrome b (encoded by transcript BESB_058240): MSAHYSLVIEQDSFVPYLPYYLIGLIFLQTAFGLIELSHPDNSIPVNRFVTPLHIVPEWYFLAYYAVLKVIPSKTGGLLVFMSSLINLALLSEIRALNTRMLIRQHFMTRNVVSGWVIIWVYSMIFLIIIGSAIPQATYILYGRLATIVYLTTGLVLCLY, from the exons atgtcggctcattactcccttgttattgaacaagattca tttgttccctatctaccatattatctaattggtttaattttcttacaaacggcttttggtttgattgaattatcgcacccagataactccataccagtgaaccggtttgtaactccgcttcatatcgtacctgaatggtactttttagcatattatgcggtgttaaaagtaatcccatccaaaaccggtggtttgttagtatttatgtcctctctcattaacttagctcttttatctgaaattcgagctttgaatactcgaatgttgatacgacaacattttatgactcgaaatgtagtcagtggatgggtaattatttgggtatacagtatgatcttcttgattattattggtagtgctattccacaagcgacttatatcttatatggtagattagc
- a CDS encoding cytochrome c oxidase subunit iii subfamily protein (encoded by transcript BESB_058230), with protein sequence MTIMLSALSIVVSSVYLKNQHLYTSCTNIMTFTLVVAFLMLVCTEYLGLSLYINDNAFGNGLFILTGIHFSHVIVGAILVFFTQSIYSSLVTYMPTSSIMLSKSKGMLCKIFTEPFTILYLHFVETMWILIHITFYL encoded by the coding sequence atgaccatcatgttaagtgcattaagtatagtggtatccagcgtatatttgaaaaaccaacatttgtatacaagctgtacgaatatcatgacattcactttggtagtcgccttcttaatgttagtctgtacggaatacttaggactatctctttatattaatgataatgcatttggtaatggacttttcatcttaactggtatacattttagccatgttattgttggagctatccttgtattcttcactcaaagtatctatagttctttagttacttacatgcctacaagctctataatgctaagcaaatctaaaggtatgttatgcaagatctttacagaaccattcactattttatatctacactttgtagaaaccatgtggatattaatccacattacattctatctctaa